A single window of Gadus morhua chromosome 22, gadMor3.0, whole genome shotgun sequence DNA harbors:
- the jkamp gene encoding JNK1/MAPK8-associated membrane protein, producing the protein MVVAMSSSCPGLYCGRLMVNGSVERECGVCPRGERTNLQKACERCTESPELYDWLYLGFMAMLPLVLHWFFIEWYSGKKSSSALLQHITAMVECGVSAVVTLLVTEPIGLLSIRSCRVQMLSDWYTMLYNPSPDYVTTMHCTQEAVYPLYTMVLIYYAFCLVLMMLLRPLLVKKIACGLGKSDRLKSVYAALYFFPVLTVLQAVGGGLLYYAFPYIILVLSLVTLAVYMSASEIQSLKNLIAKKKRLVVLLSHWIIHAYGIISISRLDKLDQDLPLLALVPGPALFYLLTAKFTEPSRILSEGANGH; encoded by the exons GTGTGCCCTCGGGGAGAGAGAACCAACCTCCAAAAGGCCTGTGAGCGCTGCACAGAGAGCCCGGAGCTCTACGACTGGCTGTACCTGGGCTTCATGGCCATGCTGCCCCTGGTCCTGCACTGGTTCTTCATCGAGTGGTACTCGGGGAAGAAGAG CTCTAGTGCTCTGCTCCAGCACATCACGGCTATGGTGGAGTGTGGGGTCTCAGCCGTGGTCACCCTGCTGGTCACTGAGCCCATCGGGCTGCTCAGCATCCGCTCGTGTCGTGTCCAGATGCTCTCAGACTGGTACACCATGCTCTACAATCCCAGTCCGGACTATGTTACCACAATGCACTGTACACAGGAAGCTGTCTACCCACT CTATACAATGGTATTGATCTACTACGCATTTTGCCTGGTGCTGATGATGCTACtgcgccctctgctggtgaaGAAGATAGCCTGTGGTCTGGGAAAGTCTGATCGCCTGAAAAGTGTATATGCGGCACTGTATTTCTTCCCAGTACTAACTGTATTACAGGCGGTTGGAGGAGGTTTGCTGT ATTATGCATTTCCTTACATCATACTCGTCCTCTCGCTTGTTACCCTGGCTGTTTATATGTCCGCATCAGAGATTCAG TCTTTGAAAAACCTGATTGCAAAGAAGAAACGCCTTGTTGTTCTGCTTAGCCATTGGATAATTCATGCTTATGGTATCATCTCAATCTCCCGTTTGGACAAGTTGGACCAGGACCTTCCGCTACTGGCGCTGGTACCTGGCCCCGCCCTGTTCTACCTGCTGACAGCCAAGTTCACAGAGCCCAGTCGGATACTGTCTGAGGGGGCTAATGGACATTGA
- the LOC115535842 gene encoding fatty acid-binding protein, heart, protein MVEQFVGSWKMVSSENFDDFLKAMGVGFAIRQIASRTKPSLIVTLDQGIICLKMLSSFKTTEVKFKLNQAFDETTADGRNTTNIVTLENGKLVQIQSWDGKETTIEREIVDGKLVTKCKIGNVVAVRTFQREA, encoded by the exons ATGGTTGAACAGTTTGTTGGGTCATGGAAGATGGTTTCCAGTGAGAACTTTGATGATTTCTTGAAAGCAATGG GTGTTGGATTCGCCATCCGACAGATTGCAAGTCGGACTAAACCCAGTTTGATAGTGACCTTGGACCAAGGAATCATCTGCTTGAAAATGCTCAGTTCTTTCAAAACAACAGAAGTCAAGTTCAAGCTCAACCAAGCTTTTGATGAAACAACGGCGGATGGTCGGAACACAACG AACATCGTGACCCTTGAAAATGGCAAACTCGTGCAGATTCAGAGCTGGGACGGCAAGGAAACGACCATTGAGCGGGAAATAGTAGATGGAAAACTAGTTACG AAATGCAAGATTGGTAATGTTGTTGCTGTGAGGACGTTCCAGAGGGAGGCGTGA